The following coding sequences lie in one Nitratireductor mangrovi genomic window:
- a CDS encoding CmpA/NrtA family ABC transporter substrate-binding protein: MPSAADAEMLAVEKDELTFGFIKLTDMAPLAVAKELGYFEDEGLYVTLEPQANWKVLLDRVITGELDGAHMLAGQPLAATIGFGTEAHIVTPFSMDLNGNGITVSNEIWELMKAHVPMEDGKPVHPIKADYLKPVVDQFKAEGKPFNMGMVFPVSTHNYELRYWLAAGGIHPGFYSPSDVSGQIRADALLSVTPPPQMPATLEAGTIYGYCVGEPWNQQAVFKGIGVPVITDYEIWKNNPEKVFGLTKAFTEENPNTTLALTKALIRAAKWLDENDNANRMEAVEILSRSEYVGADAEVIANSMTGTFEYEKGDKRDVPDFNVFYRYFATYPYYSDAVWYLTQMRRWGQIAEPRADSWYDEVAKSVYRPDIYLQAARMLVEEGHVAEADFPWDSDGYRAPTPAADIIDGVAYDGRAPNAYLDSLSIGLKGQQKVEGGEVVGG; this comes from the coding sequence ATGCCGAGCGCCGCCGACGCCGAAATGCTCGCTGTCGAAAAGGACGAACTGACCTTCGGCTTCATCAAGCTCACCGACATGGCCCCGCTCGCGGTGGCCAAGGAGCTTGGCTATTTCGAGGATGAAGGCCTTTACGTGACGCTCGAGCCGCAGGCGAACTGGAAGGTGCTGCTCGACCGCGTGATCACCGGCGAACTCGACGGCGCCCACATGCTGGCCGGCCAGCCGCTGGCAGCGACCATCGGCTTCGGCACCGAGGCGCATATCGTCACGCCGTTCTCGATGGACCTCAACGGCAACGGCATCACCGTCTCCAACGAAATCTGGGAGCTGATGAAGGCTCATGTGCCCATGGAAGACGGCAAGCCGGTTCATCCGATCAAGGCCGACTACCTGAAGCCGGTCGTCGACCAGTTCAAGGCCGAGGGCAAGCCATTCAACATGGGCATGGTGTTTCCGGTCTCGACCCACAATTACGAGCTGCGCTACTGGCTCGCCGCCGGCGGCATCCATCCAGGCTTTTATTCGCCGAGCGACGTGTCCGGCCAGATCCGCGCCGACGCGCTCCTGTCGGTGACGCCGCCGCCGCAGATGCCGGCGACGCTCGAAGCCGGCACCATCTACGGCTACTGCGTCGGCGAGCCGTGGAACCAGCAGGCCGTGTTCAAGGGCATCGGCGTTCCCGTCATCACCGACTACGAAATCTGGAAGAACAATCCGGAGAAGGTGTTCGGGCTCACCAAGGCGTTTACGGAGGAAAACCCAAACACGACGCTGGCGCTGACCAAGGCGCTGATCCGCGCCGCAAAATGGCTCGACGAGAACGACAACGCCAACCGCATGGAAGCGGTCGAGATCCTGTCGCGCTCCGAATATGTCGGCGCCGACGCCGAGGTCATCGCCAACTCGATGACCGGCACGTTCGAATACGAGAAGGGCGACAAGCGCGATGTCCCGGACTTCAACGTCTTCTACCGCTACTTCGCGACCTATCCCTATTATTCCGACGCCGTCTGGTACCTGACGCAGATGCGCCGCTGGGGCCAGATCGCCGAACCCAGGGCCGACAGCTGGTACGACGAAGTCGCCAAATCGGTCTACCGTCCGGACATCTACCTTCAGGCCGCCCGCATGCTGGTCGAGGAAGGCCATGTCGCAGAAGCCGACTTCCCCTGGGATTCGGACGGCTACCGGGCCCCGACCCCGGCCGCCGACATCATCGACGGTGTCGCCTATGACGGCCGGGCTCCCAACGCCTATCTCGACTCGCTTTCGATCGGCCTGAAAGGCCAGCAGAAGGTCGAAGGCGGCGAAGTCGTCGGCGGCTGA
- a CDS encoding CmpA/NrtA family ABC transporter substrate-binding protein: MTSEARYRITAAFMPLLDSALLVTARDMGFAAREEVDLTLVRETSWANIRDRMAVGHFQVAHMLAPMPIACNLGLTPLAARTIAPMALGLGGNAVTVSLPLWEAMAVPGAEPDLSPRAAGDALRKVVATRAASGERSLRLAVVHPHSGHNYELRYWLAACGIDPDRDIEIVILPPPLMADALGSGTIDGYCVGEPWNTAAVQLGTGRIATVKAAIWRSSPEKVLGADARWAGENPEALAALLRALYAAALWCADSANRDELAALLANPANVGRPAEWMLPALSGELRTGATTTAAVADFFVPHARAATFPWKSHALWFYSQMARWGQLAHTAEAAAAARDTYRPDLYRDALKPLGVALPGANLKVEGALQAPTPVGSAGASLVLGPDGFFDGGLFDPDDLDAYLAAQNPALAGRG, encoded by the coding sequence ATGACCAGCGAAGCGCGCTACCGCATCACAGCCGCCTTCATGCCGCTGCTCGACAGCGCCCTGCTCGTCACCGCGCGCGACATGGGCTTCGCCGCCCGCGAGGAGGTGGACCTTACGCTAGTGCGCGAAACGTCGTGGGCCAATATCCGCGACCGCATGGCGGTGGGCCATTTCCAGGTCGCACACATGCTGGCGCCGATGCCGATCGCCTGCAATCTCGGGCTGACCCCGCTCGCGGCCCGTACGATCGCGCCAATGGCGCTCGGCCTCGGCGGCAACGCCGTGACGGTGTCGTTGCCGCTCTGGGAGGCCATGGCCGTCCCCGGCGCGGAACCCGACCTGTCGCCGCGTGCCGCCGGCGACGCGCTGCGCAAGGTGGTGGCCACCCGAGCGGCTTCGGGCGAGCGGTCGCTGCGGCTGGCGGTCGTCCATCCCCATTCCGGGCACAATTACGAGCTGCGCTACTGGCTTGCCGCCTGCGGTATCGACCCGGATCGCGACATCGAGATCGTCATCCTGCCGCCGCCCCTGATGGCCGACGCGCTCGGCTCGGGGACGATCGACGGCTATTGCGTCGGCGAACCCTGGAACACCGCCGCAGTCCAGCTCGGAACCGGCCGCATCGCCACCGTCAAGGCGGCGATCTGGCGCTCGAGCCCGGAAAAGGTGCTGGGCGCCGATGCGCGCTGGGCCGGCGAAAACCCTGAAGCGCTGGCCGCCCTGCTGCGCGCGCTTTACGCCGCCGCCCTGTGGTGCGCCGACAGCGCCAATCGTGACGAACTGGCCGCGCTGCTGGCCAATCCCGCCAATGTCGGCCGGCCGGCCGAATGGATGCTGCCGGCGCTTTCGGGAGAATTGCGCACGGGGGCAACGACAACGGCCGCCGTCGCCGACTTCTTCGTTCCGCATGCACGGGCCGCAACTTTCCCGTGGAAGAGCCATGCGCTGTGGTTCTACAGCCAGATGGCGCGCTGGGGCCAACTCGCGCATACGGCCGAAGCCGCCGCCGCGGCCCGCGACACCTACCGGCCCGATCTTTACCGGGACGCGCTCAAGCCTCTCGGCGTCGCCCTGCCCGGCGCCAACCTGAAGGTCGAAGGCGCGCTGCAGGCGCCGACACCGGTCGGCTCGGCCGGCGCCAGCCTCGTGCTCGGCCCGGACGGCTTCTTCGACGGCGGCCTGTTCGACCCGGACGATCTCGACGCCTATCTCGCCGCCCAGAACCCCGCTCTGGCCGGCCGCGGCTGA
- a CDS encoding ANTAR domain-containing response regulator: MSAASLAILVIDENRIRASIIEAGLREAGHDRVTLVHDVSGIARRITEINPDVIVIDLENPNRDMLEDMFRLSRAVRRPIAMFVDRSDSASIEAAVEAGVSAYIVDGLKRERVKPILDMAISRFNAFSRLTRELEDARSELAARKVVERAKGILMKSRGLSEDEAYRLLRSTAMSQNRKISEIAQGLVTAAELLGPEDGQ, encoded by the coding sequence GTGTCCGCCGCTTCCCTGGCCATACTCGTCATCGACGAAAACCGCATCCGCGCCTCGATCATCGAGGCGGGGCTGCGCGAGGCCGGCCATGACCGGGTGACGCTCGTTCACGACGTCAGCGGCATTGCGCGCCGCATCACCGAGATCAATCCCGACGTCATCGTCATCGACCTCGAAAACCCCAACCGCGACATGCTGGAGGACATGTTCCGACTGTCGCGCGCGGTACGCCGGCCGATCGCCATGTTCGTCGACCGCTCCGACTCTGCCTCGATCGAGGCGGCCGTGGAGGCCGGCGTGTCGGCCTACATCGTCGACGGCCTGAAACGCGAACGCGTCAAGCCGATCCTCGACATGGCGATCAGCCGCTTCAACGCGTTTTCGCGCCTGACCCGCGAACTGGAGGACGCGCGCAGCGAACTCGCCGCGCGCAAGGTTGTCGAGCGCGCCAAGGGCATCCTGATGAAGTCGCGCGGGCTGTCGGAGGACGAGGCCTACAGGCTCCTGCGCTCGACCGCGATGAGCCAGAACCGCAAGATTTCCGAGATCGCACAGGGGCTGGTGACGGCGGCGGAACTGCTTGGACCGGAGGACGGGCAATGA
- a CDS encoding cupin domain-containing protein produces MPNEVFARGAGGDWVDMAPGNRRRVLLHTKELMMVAFAFDKGGIGAPHSHPHVQASYIARGRFEVTVGDRTDTLAAGDSFIVPSGTVHGVKALEDGLLIDSFTPQREDFLE; encoded by the coding sequence ATGCCAAACGAGGTTTTCGCGCGCGGCGCGGGCGGCGACTGGGTGGATATGGCGCCCGGCAATCGCCGACGCGTCCTGCTCCACACGAAGGAACTGATGATGGTCGCCTTTGCCTTCGACAAGGGCGGCATCGGTGCGCCGCATTCGCACCCGCATGTCCAGGCGAGCTACATCGCCAGGGGCCGGTTCGAGGTGACGGTCGGCGACCGCACCGACACCCTTGCCGCCGGCGACAGCTTCATCGTTCCCTCGGGGACCGTCCACGGCGTCAAGGCACTCGAGGACGGGCTGCTGATCGACAGTTTCACGCCGCAGCGCGAGGATTTTCTGGAATAG
- the kduD gene encoding 2-dehydro-3-deoxy-D-gluconate 5-dehydrogenase KduD: protein MSAPSPFSLSGRTVMVTGANTGIGQGIAVAVARAGARVLGVGRSAMDATARRINDEAGSFVAITCDLGDARAARAMFEKAWAEHGPVDGLVNNAGIIRRADAVDFSEDDWDDVLDVNLKSMFVLCQALGRMAIAAGRPGKIVNIASVLSFQGGIRVASYTAAKHGAVGVTRILANEWAGKGINVNAIAPGYIDTNNTAALIADPDRNAAILARIPAGRWGSPEDIGGTAVFLLAPASDYMHGAVVPVDGGWLAR from the coding sequence ATGAGTGCCCCCTCGCCGTTCAGCCTGTCGGGTCGCACGGTGATGGTGACCGGCGCCAACACCGGCATCGGCCAGGGCATCGCGGTAGCAGTGGCCCGGGCAGGCGCCAGGGTGCTCGGTGTCGGGCGCTCCGCCATGGACGCAACCGCGCGACGCATCAATGACGAGGCCGGCAGCTTCGTGGCCATCACCTGCGACCTCGGCGACGCCAGGGCCGCGCGCGCCATGTTCGAGAAGGCCTGGGCCGAGCACGGACCGGTCGACGGGCTGGTCAACAATGCCGGCATCATCCGCCGCGCCGACGCGGTCGACTTTTCCGAAGACGACTGGGACGACGTGCTGGACGTGAACCTGAAAAGCATGTTCGTGCTGTGCCAGGCCCTCGGCCGGATGGCGATCGCGGCAGGCCGGCCGGGCAAGATCGTCAACATCGCCTCGGTGCTGTCGTTTCAGGGCGGCATCCGCGTCGCCTCCTATACCGCCGCCAAGCACGGCGCTGTCGGCGTCACGCGAATCCTCGCCAATGAGTGGGCCGGCAAGGGCATCAACGTCAACGCGATTGCACCTGGCTATATCGACACCAACAACACGGCGGCGCTGATTGCCGATCCCGACCGCAACGCCGCGATCCTGGCCCGCATCCCGGCCGGCCGCTGGGGCAGCCCGGAAGACATTGGCGGGACGGCGGTGTTCCTGCTCGCACCCGCATCGGACTACATGCACGGCGCCGTCGTGCCGGTCGACGGCGGCTGGCTCGCGAGATAG
- the kduI gene encoding 5-dehydro-4-deoxy-D-glucuronate isomerase, with product MSDTHTSHRSRFAIDPATAARMGTEDLRRNFLVEDLFQPGKVNLTYTHYDRMIVGGATPTARPLPLEAIRPTGTKAFLDRRELIAVNIGGAGTIEAGGERHRLETRDMLYVGMGNEVSFASDDAANPARFYLLSAPAHQSHPTRLIRIGEAKRIDLGSPETCNERSIFQFIHPEGAKTCQLVVGMTNIAPGSVWNTMPAHVHDRRMEAYLYFDLPETARVFHFMGEPTETRHIVMRNEQAVLSPPWSIHSGCGTAGYTFIWAMAGDNVDYTDVEMVDMGAIR from the coding sequence ATGAGTGACACCCACACGAGCCACCGGTCGCGCTTTGCGATCGACCCGGCAACCGCGGCGCGCATGGGCACCGAAGACCTGCGCCGGAATTTCCTGGTCGAAGATCTGTTCCAGCCGGGCAAGGTGAACCTCACCTACACGCATTACGACCGCATGATCGTCGGCGGCGCCACGCCGACTGCCAGGCCGCTGCCGCTGGAGGCGATCCGGCCGACCGGAACAAAAGCCTTTCTCGACCGGCGCGAACTGATCGCCGTCAATATCGGCGGTGCCGGCACGATCGAGGCGGGCGGCGAACGCCACCGGCTCGAGACGCGCGACATGCTTTATGTCGGCATGGGCAACGAGGTGAGCTTCGCCTCGGACGATGCCGCCAACCCGGCCCGGTTCTACCTGCTCAGCGCGCCGGCGCACCAGAGCCACCCGACGCGGCTGATCCGCATCGGCGAGGCGAAGCGGATCGACCTCGGCAGTCCGGAGACCTGCAACGAACGCTCGATCTTCCAGTTCATTCACCCCGAGGGCGCGAAAACCTGCCAGCTTGTCGTCGGCATGACCAATATCGCGCCCGGCTCGGTCTGGAACACCATGCCGGCGCATGTGCACGACCGCCGCATGGAGGCCTATCTCTATTTCGACCTGCCGGAGACGGCGCGCGTCTTCCACTTCATGGGCGAACCGACCGAAACCCGGCATATCGTGATGAGGAACGAGCAGGCCGTACTCTCGCCGCCATGGTCGATCCACTCCGGCTGCGGCACCGCCGGCTACACCTTCATCTGGGCCATGGCCGGCGACAATGTCGACTATACCGACGTCGAGATGGTGGATATGGGCGCGATCCGATGA
- a CDS encoding FadR/GntR family transcriptional regulator, with protein MANETTIETRIERRPKLSERIVASIREQIAAGRYEPGSRLPTESQLTQLFGVSRTVVREAVASLAADGLVEPRQGAGVFVRETPTTTFGTISLDIGNKISHALNVLEVRMGIEIESAGLAAVRRNNAQQAAIQEAFFEFDQLLAKSEATGRTDFEFHRAIAAATNNPFYVEVLDALGTRAIPCDITSPWGTDSTLTKEYQEGLQTEHLEILRAISAGDPDRARNAMRTHLTASQERYYKRLNGEQAGYVFGRDMSAAPRSKQKAGKHE; from the coding sequence ATGGCCAACGAAACCACCATCGAGACTCGCATCGAGCGGCGCCCGAAACTGTCGGAGCGCATCGTCGCCTCGATCCGCGAGCAGATCGCCGCGGGCCGCTACGAACCCGGCAGCCGCCTGCCGACCGAAAGCCAGCTCACCCAGCTCTTCGGGGTGAGCCGTACCGTGGTACGCGAGGCGGTGGCGTCGCTCGCCGCCGACGGGCTTGTCGAGCCACGCCAGGGCGCCGGCGTCTTCGTGCGCGAGACGCCGACCACCACCTTCGGAACCATCTCGCTCGACATCGGCAACAAGATCAGCCACGCGCTCAACGTGCTCGAGGTCCGCATGGGCATCGAGATCGAGAGCGCCGGACTGGCGGCGGTGCGCCGCAACAACGCGCAGCAGGCGGCGATCCAGGAGGCGTTCTTCGAGTTCGACCAGCTGCTGGCGAAGAGCGAGGCGACCGGCCGCACCGATTTCGAGTTTCACCGCGCCATCGCCGCGGCTACCAACAACCCCTTTTACGTCGAGGTTCTCGATGCGCTCGGCACGCGCGCCATCCCCTGCGACATTACCTCGCCCTGGGGCACCGACAGCACCCTGACGAAGGAGTATCAGGAAGGTCTGCAGACCGAGCATCTGGAGATCCTGCGCGCCATCTCCGCCGGCGATCCCGACCGCGCCCGCAACGCCATGCGCACCCACCTGACGGCCAGCCAGGAGCGCTACTACAAGCGGCTCAATGGCGAACAGGCCGGCTACGTTTTCGGGCGCGACATGAGCGCCGCCCCTCGCAGCAAGCAGAAAGCAGGAAAGCATGAGTGA
- a CDS encoding TRAP transporter large permease, translating to MAAAILFGTFVVLMLIGTPIAFCLGVASFATILYIGLPPMVVFQQMNSGMNVFTLLAIPFFIYAGDLMVRGGIAQRIVAFAGSLIGHLRGGLGQVNIAASTLFGGISGSAVAEAAAVGGLMIPQMKMRGYGADYAVNVTSMAALIALLLPPSHNMIIYSISAGGKISIADLFTAGIIPGLMLASALMVTAYLVARRRGYPTEQFPGFARVGWFLLNALPGLMLIGIIFGGVRSGVFTATESSCIAVFYALLVTLIVYRSMGWSAFVDATLGAVRTTSMVLIIIGTAASFAWLMAFLRIPATLIDWMGTISQNPLVILLLINVLLLLLGTFMDMGPTIIITTPIFLPVATHYGVDPVHFGVILILNLGLGLNTPPVGAVQFVACAVGRISVWQAMRSIWPFYGAGIVVLLLVTFVPAFSLWLPSVFR from the coding sequence ATGGCCGCCGCGATCCTGTTCGGAACCTTCGTGGTTCTCATGCTGATCGGAACGCCGATCGCCTTCTGCCTGGGCGTCGCGAGCTTCGCCACCATTCTCTATATCGGCCTGCCGCCGATGGTGGTCTTCCAGCAGATGAACTCCGGCATGAACGTCTTCACGCTGCTGGCGATCCCGTTCTTCATCTATGCCGGCGACCTGATGGTGCGCGGCGGCATTGCCCAGCGCATCGTCGCTTTCGCCGGCTCGCTCATCGGCCATCTGCGCGGTGGCCTCGGCCAGGTCAACATCGCCGCCTCGACGCTGTTCGGCGGCATCTCCGGTTCCGCCGTGGCCGAAGCCGCGGCCGTCGGCGGCCTGATGATCCCGCAGATGAAGATGCGCGGTTATGGCGCCGACTATGCGGTCAACGTCACCTCGATGGCGGCCCTGATCGCGCTATTGCTGCCGCCCTCGCACAACATGATCATCTATTCGATCTCGGCCGGCGGGAAGATCTCGATCGCCGACCTGTTCACCGCCGGCATCATCCCCGGCCTGATGCTGGCCTCGGCGCTGATGGTGACCGCCTATCTGGTCGCCCGCCGGCGCGGCTATCCGACCGAGCAGTTTCCGGGCTTTGCGCGGGTCGGCTGGTTCCTGCTCAACGCGCTTCCGGGCTTGATGCTGATCGGCATCATCTTCGGCGGCGTCCGCTCGGGCGTGTTCACGGCCACGGAGAGTTCGTGCATCGCGGTCTTCTACGCGCTCCTGGTAACCCTGATCGTCTACCGCTCGATGGGCTGGTCGGCCTTCGTCGACGCCACGCTCGGCGCGGTGCGGACGACATCCATGGTGCTGATCATCATCGGCACGGCCGCATCCTTTGCCTGGCTGATGGCGTTCCTGCGCATTCCGGCGACGCTGATCGACTGGATGGGCACGATCTCCCAGAACCCGCTGGTGATCCTGCTCCTGATCAACGTCCTGCTTTTGCTGCTCGGCACCTTCATGGACATGGGGCCGACCATCATCATCACCACACCGATCTTCCTGCCGGTCGCGACCCACTACGGCGTCGACCCGGTGCATTTCGGCGTGATCCTGATCCTCAATCTCGGGCTGGGGCTCAACACGCCGCCGGTTGGCGCGGTTCAGTTCGTCGCCTGCGCGGTGGGCAGGATATCGGTCTGGCAGGCCATGCGGTCGATCTGGCCGTTCTACGGAGCGGGCATCGTCGTGTTGCTGCTGGTCACCTTCGTCCCCGCATTCAGCCTCTGGCTTCCGAGCGTGTTCCGGTGA
- a CDS encoding TRAP transporter small permease, whose product MSDQALKQIKVDAAQLPLLAPVARALSAVSNTALYLAGAGLVAMSVIVFWQVFLRYVLNWGNAWTELSANLIMSWFIFLGAAVGVRENFHLGFDVLLYVLPGGSKKVLRTLSDLVVCAFALGMIYYGITLMRLQWNEVMPGLGISGSFRYMPLTAGGVLIGLFALERIALRWSGVEVDRDIHDDAPAHDAAKEG is encoded by the coding sequence ATGTCCGACCAGGCGCTGAAACAGATCAAGGTGGACGCCGCGCAACTGCCGCTGCTGGCGCCCGTGGCGCGCGCGCTGTCGGCGGTTTCCAACACCGCGCTCTACCTCGCCGGCGCCGGCCTGGTCGCCATGTCGGTGATCGTCTTCTGGCAGGTGTTCCTGCGCTACGTGCTGAACTGGGGCAACGCCTGGACCGAGCTCAGCGCCAATCTGATCATGAGCTGGTTCATCTTCCTCGGGGCGGCGGTCGGCGTGCGCGAGAATTTCCACCTCGGCTTCGACGTGCTGCTCTACGTCTTGCCGGGCGGTAGCAAGAAGGTTTTGCGTACGCTCTCCGACCTGGTCGTGTGCGCCTTCGCGCTGGGCATGATCTATTACGGCATCACGCTGATGCGCCTGCAGTGGAACGAGGTCATGCCCGGTCTCGGCATCAGCGGGTCGTTCCGCTACATGCCGCTGACGGCGGGCGGCGTGCTCATCGGCCTGTTCGCGCTGGAGCGCATCGCATTGCGCTGGTCCGGCGTCGAGGTCGACCGCGACATTCACGATGACGCCCCGGCACATGACGCCGCGAAGGAGGGCTGA
- a CDS encoding TRAP transporter substrate-binding protein — translation MLHFTKIATVAALAGAVMVGAASAQTVLRSSDTHPDGYPTVEAVKHFGKLVEERTEGRYKVEVYHSAQLGQEADTIEQVRAGVIDLNRVSLGPWNGLIPETTVPSLPYVFRSVDHARKVMTGEIGEEILAAFEAHGVIGLAFYDGGARSFYNSKKPIMSKDDLAGMKFRVMQSDIFVDMVAALGATATPMPYGEVYSSIETGVIDGAENNFPSYDTAKHAEVAKHYALDEHLIVPEVFVMSKVSWDKLSDEDKAIFKQAARDSVEKQWELWDAQVAASRAKVEEGGSKITTPEKQPFIDAMGPVYEKHVTDPKLQDLVARIKAVE, via the coding sequence ATGTTGCATTTTACGAAGATCGCCACGGTGGCGGCCCTGGCCGGGGCGGTCATGGTCGGTGCGGCCAGCGCCCAGACGGTGCTGCGTTCGTCCGACACGCATCCGGACGGCTATCCGACGGTTGAGGCGGTGAAGCATTTCGGCAAGCTCGTCGAGGAGCGCACCGAGGGCCGCTACAAGGTTGAAGTCTATCACTCCGCGCAGCTCGGCCAGGAAGCCGACACCATCGAGCAGGTGCGCGCCGGCGTGATCGATCTCAACCGCGTTTCGCTCGGACCATGGAACGGGCTCATCCCCGAAACCACCGTGCCGTCCCTGCCCTACGTCTTCCGCTCCGTGGATCACGCCCGCAAGGTCATGACCGGCGAGATCGGCGAGGAGATCCTGGCCGCGTTCGAGGCGCATGGCGTGATCGGGCTCGCCTTCTATGACGGCGGCGCCCGCTCCTTCTACAATTCCAAGAAGCCGATCATGTCCAAGGACGACCTGGCCGGCATGAAGTTCCGTGTCATGCAGTCCGACATCTTCGTCGACATGGTGGCCGCGCTCGGCGCCACCGCAACTCCGATGCCTTATGGCGAGGTCTATTCGTCGATCGAGACCGGCGTCATCGACGGCGCGGAGAACAACTTTCCGAGCTACGACACCGCCAAGCATGCCGAGGTCGCCAAGCATTACGCGCTCGACGAGCACCTGATCGTTCCGGAAGTCTTCGTGATGTCAAAGGTCTCCTGGGACAAGCTGTCGGACGAGGACAAGGCGATCTTCAAGCAGGCCGCCAGGGACAGCGTCGAGAAGCAGTGGGAGCTCTGGGACGCGCAGGTGGCCGCCTCGCGCGCCAAGGTCGAGGAAGGTGGTTCGAAGATCACCACGCCCGAAAAGCAGCCCTTCATCGATGCGATGGGCCCGGTCTACGAAAAGCACGTGACCGATCCCAAGCTCCAGGACCTGGTCGCCCGCATCAAGGCGGTCGAGTAG
- the uxaC gene encoding glucuronate isomerase has product MASLVDRDLLFPAEPAVRAIARALYESVAGLPIISPHGHTDPRWYALDEAFPDPAQLLIVPDHYVFRMLFSQGVRLEDLGVPTADGSEVEIDGRKIWRLFARNYHLFRATPTRLWMDYVFSELFGLDQRPDERNADRLYDQISERLGEPSFRPRALFERFNIEAIATTEGALDDLKYHRMIRDSGWKGKVVTAYRPDAVVDPDFPGFAANLDQLGEMTGEDTGTWSGYLAAHRARRDYFRSFGATSSDHGHPDACTANLSATEAAALFAKVLSGGADTAERRLFRGQMLTEMAKMSLDDGLVLQIHPGSWRNHSDGVMQRFGRDKGFDIPTRTDYVAALKRLLDAVGLERDLTVVLFTLDESAYSRELAPLAGVYPALRLGPAWWFYDSPEGMRRFRELTTETAGFYNTVGFNDDTRAFPSIPARHDLARRVDCAFLARLVSEHRLGEDEAFEVAKELAYTLAKKAYRL; this is encoded by the coding sequence ATGGCTTCGCTTGTCGATCGGGATTTGCTGTTTCCCGCCGAGCCGGCGGTTCGCGCCATTGCGAGGGCGCTCTACGAAAGCGTTGCCGGCCTGCCGATCATCAGCCCGCACGGGCACACCGACCCGCGCTGGTACGCGCTCGACGAAGCCTTTCCCGATCCCGCGCAACTGCTGATCGTTCCCGACCACTATGTGTTCCGAATGCTGTTCAGCCAGGGCGTGCGCCTCGAAGACCTCGGCGTGCCAACGGCGGACGGAAGCGAGGTCGAGATCGACGGGCGCAAGATCTGGCGGCTGTTTGCACGCAATTATCATCTGTTCCGCGCCACCCCGACCCGGCTGTGGATGGACTATGTCTTCTCCGAGCTTTTCGGCCTCGACCAGCGGCCCGACGAACGGAATGCCGACCGGCTCTACGACCAGATCTCGGAGCGGCTCGGCGAGCCGTCGTTCCGGCCGCGCGCGCTGTTCGAGCGCTTCAACATCGAGGCGATCGCCACCACGGAGGGCGCGCTCGACGACCTGAAGTATCACCGCATGATCCGCGACAGCGGCTGGAAGGGAAAGGTGGTCACCGCCTACCGTCCGGACGCGGTCGTCGACCCGGATTTTCCGGGCTTTGCCGCCAATCTCGACCAGCTCGGCGAGATGACCGGTGAGGACACCGGCACTTGGAGCGGCTACCTCGCCGCCCATCGCGCCCGCCGCGACTATTTCCGCTCCTTCGGCGCCACCTCGTCCGACCACGGCCACCCCGATGCCTGCACGGCCAACCTTTCGGCCACCGAGGCGGCGGCGCTGTTCGCCAAGGTGCTCAGCGGCGGGGCGGACACGGCCGAGCGGCGCCTGTTCCGCGGTCAGATGCTGACCGAGATGGCGAAGATGAGCCTCGACGACGGGCTGGTTCTGCAGATCCACCCCGGTTCCTGGCGCAACCATTCCGACGGCGTCATGCAGCGATTCGGTCGCGACAAGGGTTTCGATATCCCGACCCGGACCGACTATGTCGCCGCGCTGAAGCGGCTGCTCGACGCGGTCGGGCTGGAGCGCGACCTGACCGTGGTGCTCTTCACGCTCGACGAGAGCGCCTATTCGCGCGAACTGGCGCCGCTGGCCGGCGTCTATCCCGCGCTGCGGCTCGGCCCGGCCTGGTGGTTCTACGACAGCCCCGAGGGCATGCGCCGTTTCCGCGAGCTCACGACCGAAACCGCCGGCTTCTACAACACCGTCGGCTTCAACGACGATACGAGGGCATTCCCCTCGATCCCCGCCCGCCACGACCTGGCGCGCCGGGTGGACTGCGCCTTCCTCGCGCGCCTGGTTTCCGAGCATCGGCTCGGGGAGGACGAGGCGTTCGAGGTGGCGAAGGAGCTGGCCTATACGCTCGCCAAAAAGGCGTATCGGCTTTGA